Proteins co-encoded in one Papaver somniferum cultivar HN1 chromosome 5, ASM357369v1, whole genome shotgun sequence genomic window:
- the LOC113281076 gene encoding protein NDR1-like, whose translation MPRPNEEKPTCCRCCTGFIFSSGLTALLLWLTLKPSSPKYSIESFYVPVLDKNSASQSTVNSTTISFDLRLKNENRNKGIYYDALDLTFFYYFPENSSFLQIGDIRIPEFYQGHLKTAHRLESIQSYGVSWKDVKTNGSSTKMFRVDLDTRVRYKIMLSRTKRHRMRLGVNVTVNDEGAKSVDRGLRFSSAASHFNGLTTLVRNFLALLILYLV comes from the coding sequence ATGCCGAGACCAAATGAGGAAAAACCAACATGCTGCAGATGTTGTACAGGGTTCATATTCAGTTCAGGTTTAACTGCTCTCTTGCTGTGGCTAACCTTAAAACCATCTTCCCCAAAATACTCCATTGAGTCATTTTATGTTCCTGTCCTCGACAAAAACTCAGCTTCTCAATCCACTGTCAATTCAACCACCATATCTTTTGATCTGAGATTGAAGAATGAAAACAGAAACAAGGGTATCTATTATGATGCTCTTGACttaacttttttttattattttcctgagaattcaagttttttacagaTCGGAGATATCAGAATACCTGAATTCTATCAAGGGCATTTGAAGACTGCTCATCGACTTGAATCTATTCAGAGCTATGGAGTCTCCTGGAAGGATGTTAAGACAAATGGAAGCAGTACGAAGATGTTTCGAGTTGATTTGGATACCAGAGTCAGGTATAAGATTATGTTGTCGAGGACCAAACGGCATAGAATGAGATTAGGAGTTAATGTTACTGTTAATGATGAAGGTGCTAAATCTGTGGACAGGGGTTTGAGGTTTTCTAGCGCTGCTTCACATTTTAATGGATTAACGACTCTAgtaagaaactttttagctttGTTGATTCTTTATTTGGTTTAA